The Bacillus sp. F19 DNA segment TCATTTCTTTTATTTTTTGCTCAAGCTTTGCAATCAAGCTCTCATCTGCTTCATCAATGCTGTCAATCATATGGCTTACGACTATTTGTCCAAACTCGTCAATCAGTCCGTTTGTCAGCTCTTTGGATTGTGCACAAAGAAACTCTTCTTTAGTCAGGACTGGACGGAACAGTGATCCTCTGCCCTCCAACCGCTTCGTTAGGACACCCTTTTCAACAAGGCGGTTCATGACTGTCATCACCGTGTTAAAGCTCATTTTTTTCTCTTTTTCAAGCTTCTGCTGAACGTCTTTTATCGACATCTCAGATGAATTCCAAAGGATATTCATTATCTTAGCCTCTAACGGGCCAAAAAACCGATTTAAGCCTTTTTCATTAAATTTAAAATGCTGGATTTTCACAATGACAACACCTCACACTACACATTGTAATGTGCAAATACTCCAGAGTCAAATGATTCTTAAAGTTGTTTCGGTCCAGTGGTAGATGGTAGATTAGTAGAAAGGGGGAAAAATTGAATGATTCTTACCGGTATGATTCTCGATGTGGAAACAACAGGCTTATCGCCCATTCAGGATGAAATGATTGAAATTGGTTTCCTGCTGTTCCGTTATGATACAGATACAGATGTCTTTTTAGAAACGCTTGAAGAGCACTCTTTTTTAAGAGAGCCTTTGTCTCTTTCAGCCAGAAAAAACTATGAATTTGCCTTTCGGATTCATTCGATTCCTTTTGAAGATGTTAAGGGCAAAATGTTCGATGATACAAAGATCAAGTCAGCGATCCATCAGGCTGATTTTATTATTGCTCATAATGCTTCATTTGACCGGAGCTTCACCGCTAAAATGTACCCTGAGCTTCATTCGAAGAAATGGTACTGCTCTGCCAGAAATATTCCGTGGAAGAAATACGGATATCAAAGTGCCAAGTTAATCAGCCTATTACATAACCACAAGCTTGCAGCTGTGCAGACTCATCGTGCACTGGATGATGTAAAACAGCTTCACCAGCTGCTGAAGTGCTCGAATTACGAAGGCACATCCTACTTGAATATCGCTTTAACAAAACATGCTTCTGCACCAAAGTCAAAGTCGATTAAATGTTTACTTTCCGGTGTAAAACAAAAAAGGGCAGACGGGATGAATCCGCAGGCATATCTGCCCCATATTACTCAAAACGAAACTTTGCTGTTAAAAAAAGAAGAGGAAACAGATCGGTTTCATGTGTATACCACGGGCCAAAACTATCTGGGCTTCATTGGCGCTGCCCAAAGCAAAAAATTAGCTGGCTATATGAAAGAATCTTTTCAGCTCACAGCAAAAGTTCTTGAAATACTTCTTAATGAAAAAGGAGAGCACGGCTGCAGGATTGAAATCAGCATCGAAGAACAGGCGAAGAAAAAAGAGCATTCATTTAACCGTTAAAAGAACAGCATGCAGCTGTTCTTTTTTTATATTTACAAATTGCCGGCAGGGTTTCTGAATAGACTGAATGTATCGTGAGAAATGAAATGGAGAAGACTGCTGATGACACATAAAACTCCTGATCTTTCTAAGTTTACAGATGCCTTTCCCATTATTCCGCTGCTGAGGCCTCATCAAAAAGGAAACAGCTTTACGTATTATAAAGTGAGAATGACCGAATGCAGACTATCTCTTCACCGCGAATTAAATCCTTCCACTCTGTGGTATTATGAAAACTCCTATCCAGGTCCTGTAATTGAGGTTGAAAGCGGAGAGAAAACCTATATAAAATGGATAAACAATCTAAAGCTGTTTTTTTACACCTTCCCATTCCGAAACAATGATCGTTTCAAAATACGTTTTAAACCCAATGCGTTTATGTTATCTATTTGGAACTGGCCTTTTCCGTTTGTTATGATTCCTAATTTAATGGACTTGCTTTTTAACCCTTTTAACATACTGATTAGATTGGGAAAAGGGATACAGCTATTCTTAAATTGATTTAAGTAATCTTGAAGTAAACTCTCCCAAGTGATTGCAGTAATGGTAAGCTCATCGACCAATTGCTGATATACTTTATCTTTCCAAACATACCCCCTGCAATCTAATTCTATAAACCTGGAAGTATATTTTTCTTTTGGTATATGACCTATCAGTTTATTCATTCTATCGTATTGGCCGGATATAAACTTCTGTACTGAGGCATCCCGATTTAACAACGTTCCATCTAAATCAAAGATGACTGCCTTAATCATTCTTGTATTCTCTCCCATAAACATAATTCTTGTTCCAGTTCAAAAGACGCCTTCTTATTAAAGAATGGCGCCTTTTTCTTGTTAAAAAGAAACCTATAATCACCAGAGATAAACGGGATTACATTTTTAAAATCGGTATCCATATTTCACTTTTAAACGCGGGTGAACTTGTATCTTTATTTTCATTCCACAGGATTTCCGGACCTTCTAGTTGTTCATAATTTGAGGATGGAAACCATTCGGAATAAATTCGTCCCCATACTTCTTGCAGCCTATCAGGAAATGGCCCGATTGCATCAAATACAGCCCATGTTGAGGCTGGAACTTCAAGCTGTGACAGGTTATCTGGACATTCCATAGTTGTTGCTGCGCCAATATAGTGATCAAGCTCCCCTTTTTCCTCCATCCTCCCTTCAGAAAAGTTCGTGGAGGCGCTAATTAGCCCAATAGGCTCCACATTAGAAAGTTTTTTTAGCTTATTGATCGTTTCAATATCTAAACTTCGCCACATAGAAGCAATCTCTGGATTAACCCCATTAAATTGAACATGAACTCTTTTCTTAATACCAACAATGCGAAATGCCTCTTTTTCTTCTATTCGGTAGTTCATTTCACTTCCTCCTTTAATTGATAACTGGAAGGTCATCCGTGGGAAAGCTTTAAGTGAATGGCCGCTATTTCTGGCTTCTGAAGGTGTGATTCCATGCAAATTTTGAAAAGCCCGTGCAAAAGAATCTGGTGAGCTGTATCTGTATTTCATTGCAATATCAATGACCTTTACGCCGCTGTCTATAAGCTCAAATGCTGCAAGTGTAAGCCGTCTGCGGCGGATGTATTCTGATAGCGAAATACCTGCAAGGAATGAAAACATCCTTTTAAAATGATATTCTGAGCATAAAGACAGCCTTGCAACTTCTTTAATGTCAATATCATCAGTAAGGTTTTCTTCAATGTACTGAATCGCTCTATTCATGTTCTTAAGCAAATCCATTCGGGTGACCTCCTTTATCAATAGATTAACAGGGGAAGACTGTTGCTGCCCGACATTTCGTGCTCACTTATGCAGGTTCTTATTATTCGTTTCTCACTATTAATTTTGATTACAATGCAATTGAACTTACCCATTAAACCTCCCCATCAATATAGTATTATAATAATTTCCATCAGATAATATTTTGTCTTTTTTCAAGACCCCTTCTACTTCAAAACCAAAGTCCTTATAAAGTTTTATAGCTTTTTCATTGATCTCCAGAACATTCAGCGTTATTTTCCTGATTTCATTAGAGTCTGCCCAATAGACAGATTCTTTTAAAAGGTTTTTTCCTATGCCATATCCCCAATATTCTTTTAATATACCGACTCCAAATTCTGCTTTATGGGAAATTCTTTTTAATTTCCCCCCTTCACATCTTGAAAAACCTACGATGCTTCCATTTACTTCTGCTACTAAAAATAGGTTATTCATCCTCTCTGTATCATCTTTAATAATCTGTTTAAATCCTGATTCATCTATGTACGCCTCTCCCTTTTCTCTATCTAAATTTTCTGTTTCCCCATCTATCTGCAATCTTAGATCAGACAAGTTTTTCGCA contains these protein-coding regions:
- a CDS encoding BlaI/MecI/CopY family transcriptional regulator yields the protein MKIQHFKFNEKGLNRFFGPLEAKIMNILWNSSEMSIKDVQQKLEKEKKMSFNTVMTVMNRLVEKGVLTKRLEGRGSLFRPVLTKEEFLCAQSKELTNGLIDEFGQIVVSHMIDSIDEADESLIAKLEQKIKEMKKEK
- a CDS encoding AraC family transcriptional regulator, which produces MDLLKNMNRAIQYIEENLTDDIDIKEVARLSLCSEYHFKRMFSFLAGISLSEYIRRRRLTLAAFELIDSGVKVIDIAMKYRYSSPDSFARAFQNLHGITPSEARNSGHSLKAFPRMTFQLSIKGGSEMNYRIEEKEAFRIVGIKKRVHVQFNGVNPEIASMWRSLDIETINKLKKLSNVEPIGLISASTNFSEGRMEEKGELDHYIGAATTMECPDNLSQLEVPASTWAVFDAIGPFPDRLQEVWGRIYSEWFPSSNYEQLEGPEILWNENKDTSSPAFKSEIWIPILKM
- a CDS encoding GNAT family N-acetyltransferase, with product MRVIQKEFYVHDLRYIVRSAVEEDAKNLSDLRLQIDGETENLDREKGEAYIDESGFKQIIKDDTERMNNLFLVAEVNGSIVGFSRCEGGKLKRISHKAEFGVGILKEYWGYGIGKNLLKESVYWADSNEIRKITLNVLEINEKAIKLYKDFGFEVEGVLKKDKILSDGNYYNTILMGRFNG